In a genomic window of Myxococcales bacterium:
- a CDS encoding tetratricopeptide repeat protein — translation MATPGNEPTQAALEALFFEGHFQTDIANILEPLYETAGEFEKLHRIYEVQLGKLTVPADRAAMHHRLAELAEGRLYDQQRAFAWWGQATVEDPRSERAIEEVERLAGETAGWDELVAVYTRALERHADADVRRQTLLRLARVHEFEQRDAHAAVTTHLRVLELEPKDPDALAALDRLYLGAGMYDELVEVLRRRIEISTDPDEQTELQFRRGAIFADALGDLDASLACYQAVLEQESRNRRALEACEAIHFRREEWAHLFTTYEKLIDVADGDDELADTYARMARLSSEALDADDRAVDLWGRVLDIRGEDPLALSAMADLNQRGGKFEELVEVLERQVAVAPSDAEQIALYKRLGRVWADNLGRDPSALDAWLCADRLDPRDFETLTALAGLYRSTQSWDELSQTLRRIIDVGQEQDRVDEDQVIELYAELGRLEGDVLGRVDEAVTAWRSVLAIDAGDFRALAALEGLFTREARWEEAIEVLEKRALVQDEPTERIETLLQAGATWEEKVEDLGAAAEVYERVRAIDNNNPVASDRLEVIYRAQYKWTQLTEILLERAGHREDVHEQISLLGQVAKIYEQELGDQDNAYVVLEEAFKRDFSHEEVAGELERLATATNRWQELLGEYTHQVRDLETTNRSQAADLWVKIGRWYGEHLAHIDYAIHSVQQALRIDPAHVGALAALAELQRKRGAWGELVETLSRQAAAEKDAGKRAEVNLALGDLLENQVMDQGQAIAAYQAALVNDPTSVPVLSSLERLYRFHQMWEPLIDVLGRKAALDQDEAEVIRLRIEIGQIFDLRLYDAGQAIGSYQAVLERDASNLSALRALEQLYEKTGQSEKYLEVLEAQLDASPTDAERVSLYERMASAWEERFGKLDRAAEALEKIVALDGRNYGAYRELSRLYHQAGRWEALVETYRNHILNTSDVATRVDLYCAMGVVYERELQDFDRSIEAYTDVLGFDPDEPRALDALGRLYEKINDWDRAIDVMSQLVTLTADGKRQVDLYYRIGRIQYGQQGDVTEAEANFVRGLAVDPGHVATMEALTKLYADRGDWLKAAQMMERAEAHTPVVLDKIRLLFEAAQIYNDRLHSADRAKPLFAAVIALDPEHVDAGRPLAETYFAGREWAKLSPVIDMLVRKVAQSRPDPRELNELYYRAARTADELGDYDRALRNYEAAYNIDSTYLPTLVGRADLLFKMSDWDGAGKIYQTILVQHRDSQPEGEVVRIYNRMGMVRQNLNERKKALNMFEKALEIDPTHRETLQAVVALQTQQNDWEAVVHAKRGLMVTAEADEKVALLDEIGGIYQTNLANAGKAVAAFLEALEVTPDDHSLLQKVLDIYTETKQWKKVVETIQRFIDLETDGIRRGSYYLAAGTIARDELKASDEAMDYYNLALDNFFADPARLPKSYMPRALKAFADIDKILTTKKDWKSQERAYRQMIKRLPQPAAGAGSDDTYFTLRVSLLHALGEIYRSRLGHFQSAIGAFEVAQELDAGNKERAEILAELYVRAGAEYADKAVSVHMGMLRDEPFKYDSYKALDSIYKDAHQYDKRWCMCATLAFLKKADQEQLQFYEQYKPRGLVKAKSLMTGESWGKLIHPDENRYISAIMGAVWSGVAAMKAYPHKELGIKRKDRRGLATDQLMFSKLFYYVAQVLSVPIPEVFVIEDGKPADIQLANFVEKTELCPAFVVRPHLLSGKTEREIAFLSARRLTFMRPEYYLKLLLPTNTELKVALMSAIMLVRRDFPVPPDLVPLVQQYMPEIQKRLNPAIYEQLAVVVNRFISAAPQIDLGKWGHAVDAASHRAGFVVCGDLEVAARMVSAEPVTVGGPQVKDKIKELVLYSISEEYFAVRQQLGVTIG, via the coding sequence ATGGCGACGCCGGGCAACGAGCCGACCCAGGCCGCGCTCGAGGCGCTGTTCTTCGAGGGGCACTTCCAGACCGACATCGCCAACATCCTCGAGCCGCTCTACGAGACCGCCGGCGAGTTCGAGAAGCTGCACCGGATCTACGAGGTCCAGCTCGGCAAGCTGACCGTCCCGGCCGATCGGGCGGCGATGCACCACCGGCTGGCCGAGCTGGCCGAGGGCCGGCTCTACGACCAGCAGCGCGCGTTCGCGTGGTGGGGCCAGGCCACGGTCGAGGATCCGCGCTCGGAGCGCGCGATCGAAGAGGTCGAGCGCCTCGCCGGCGAGACCGCCGGCTGGGACGAGCTGGTCGCGGTCTACACCCGCGCGCTCGAGCGCCACGCCGACGCCGACGTCCGGCGGCAGACCCTGCTCCGGCTCGCGCGCGTGCACGAGTTCGAGCAGCGCGACGCCCACGCGGCGGTCACGACCCACCTGCGCGTGCTCGAGCTCGAGCCCAAGGACCCCGACGCGCTCGCGGCGCTCGATCGCCTGTACCTGGGCGCCGGGATGTACGACGAGCTGGTCGAGGTGCTGCGGCGCCGGATCGAGATCTCGACCGATCCCGACGAGCAGACCGAGCTGCAGTTCCGGCGCGGCGCGATCTTCGCCGACGCGCTCGGCGACCTCGACGCGTCGCTGGCCTGCTACCAGGCCGTGCTCGAGCAGGAGAGCCGCAACCGGCGCGCGCTCGAGGCGTGCGAGGCGATCCACTTCCGGCGCGAGGAGTGGGCGCACCTCTTCACCACCTACGAGAAGCTGATCGACGTCGCCGACGGCGACGACGAGCTGGCCGACACCTACGCGCGCATGGCGCGGCTGTCGTCGGAGGCGCTCGACGCCGACGACCGCGCGGTCGATCTGTGGGGCCGCGTCCTCGACATCCGCGGCGAGGATCCGCTGGCGCTGTCGGCGATGGCCGATCTGAACCAGCGCGGCGGCAAGTTCGAGGAGCTGGTCGAGGTGCTCGAGCGCCAGGTGGCGGTCGCGCCGTCCGACGCCGAGCAGATCGCGCTCTACAAGCGCCTGGGCCGGGTCTGGGCCGACAACCTCGGCCGCGATCCCAGCGCGCTCGACGCGTGGCTGTGCGCCGACCGGCTCGATCCCCGCGACTTCGAGACGCTGACCGCGCTGGCCGGGCTCTACCGCTCGACCCAGAGCTGGGACGAGCTGTCCCAGACCCTGCGGCGGATCATCGACGTCGGGCAGGAGCAGGATCGGGTCGACGAGGACCAGGTCATCGAGCTCTACGCCGAGCTCGGACGCCTCGAGGGCGACGTGCTCGGCCGGGTCGACGAGGCGGTCACCGCCTGGCGCTCGGTGCTGGCGATCGACGCCGGCGACTTCCGCGCGCTCGCGGCCCTCGAGGGGCTGTTCACGCGCGAGGCCCGCTGGGAGGAGGCCATCGAGGTCCTCGAGAAGCGCGCCCTGGTCCAGGACGAGCCGACCGAGCGGATCGAGACGCTCTTGCAGGCCGGCGCCACCTGGGAGGAGAAGGTCGAGGACCTGGGCGCCGCCGCCGAGGTCTACGAGCGCGTCCGCGCGATCGACAACAACAACCCGGTCGCGTCCGATCGCCTCGAGGTGATCTACCGCGCCCAGTACAAGTGGACCCAGCTCACCGAGATCTTGCTCGAGCGGGCCGGCCACCGCGAGGACGTCCACGAGCAGATCTCGCTCCTGGGCCAGGTCGCGAAGATCTACGAGCAGGAGCTCGGCGATCAGGACAACGCCTACGTCGTCCTCGAGGAGGCGTTCAAGCGCGACTTCTCGCACGAGGAGGTCGCCGGCGAGCTCGAGCGCCTGGCCACGGCCACGAACCGCTGGCAGGAGCTGCTCGGCGAGTACACCCACCAGGTCCGCGACCTCGAGACGACCAACCGCAGCCAGGCCGCGGACCTGTGGGTCAAGATCGGCCGCTGGTACGGCGAGCACCTGGCCCACATCGACTACGCGATCCACTCGGTGCAGCAGGCGCTGCGGATCGATCCCGCCCACGTCGGCGCCCTCGCGGCGCTGGCCGAGCTGCAGCGCAAGCGCGGCGCCTGGGGCGAGCTGGTCGAGACGCTGTCGCGCCAGGCCGCGGCCGAGAAGGACGCGGGCAAGCGGGCCGAGGTCAACCTCGCCCTCGGTGATCTGCTCGAGAACCAGGTGATGGATCAGGGCCAGGCCATCGCCGCCTACCAGGCGGCGCTGGTCAACGACCCGACCTCGGTGCCCGTGCTGTCGTCGCTCGAGCGCCTGTACCGCTTCCACCAGATGTGGGAGCCGCTGATCGACGTGCTCGGCCGCAAGGCCGCGCTCGATCAGGACGAGGCCGAGGTCATCCGGCTGCGGATCGAGATCGGCCAGATCTTCGATCTGCGCCTGTACGACGCCGGCCAGGCGATCGGCTCGTACCAGGCCGTGCTCGAGCGCGACGCGTCGAACCTGTCGGCGCTGCGGGCCCTCGAGCAGCTCTACGAGAAGACCGGGCAGTCGGAGAAGTACCTCGAGGTCCTCGAGGCCCAGCTCGACGCCTCGCCGACCGACGCCGAGCGCGTGTCGCTGTACGAGCGCATGGCCTCGGCCTGGGAGGAGCGGTTCGGCAAGCTCGACCGCGCCGCCGAGGCGCTCGAGAAGATCGTCGCGCTCGACGGTCGCAACTACGGCGCCTACCGCGAGCTGTCGCGCCTGTACCACCAGGCCGGCCGCTGGGAGGCGCTGGTCGAGACCTACCGCAACCACATCCTCAACACGAGCGACGTGGCGACGCGGGTCGATCTGTACTGCGCGATGGGCGTGGTCTACGAGCGCGAGCTCCAGGACTTCGATCGCTCGATCGAGGCCTACACCGACGTGCTCGGGTTCGACCCCGACGAGCCGCGCGCGCTCGACGCGCTCGGCCGCCTGTACGAGAAGATCAACGACTGGGACCGCGCCATCGACGTGATGTCGCAGCTGGTCACGCTGACCGCCGACGGCAAGCGCCAGGTCGATCTCTACTACCGGATCGGCCGGATCCAGTACGGCCAGCAGGGCGACGTCACCGAGGCCGAGGCCAACTTCGTCCGCGGCCTGGCGGTCGACCCCGGCCACGTCGCCACGATGGAGGCGCTGACCAAGCTCTACGCCGACCGCGGCGACTGGCTCAAGGCCGCGCAGATGATGGAGCGGGCCGAGGCCCACACGCCGGTCGTGCTCGACAAGATCCGGCTGCTGTTCGAGGCGGCGCAGATCTACAACGATCGGCTGCACAGCGCCGACCGCGCCAAGCCGCTGTTCGCGGCGGTGATCGCGCTCGACCCCGAGCACGTCGACGCGGGCCGGCCGCTGGCCGAGACCTACTTCGCCGGCCGCGAGTGGGCGAAGCTGTCGCCGGTGATCGACATGCTGGTCCGCAAGGTCGCCCAGAGCCGACCGGACCCGCGCGAGCTCAACGAGCTGTACTACCGGGCGGCGCGCACCGCCGACGAGCTCGGCGACTACGATCGCGCGCTCCGGAACTACGAGGCCGCCTACAACATCGACTCGACCTACCTGCCGACGCTGGTCGGCCGGGCCGACCTGCTCTTCAAGATGAGCGACTGGGACGGGGCCGGGAAGATCTACCAGACCATCCTGGTGCAGCACCGCGACAGCCAGCCCGAGGGCGAGGTGGTGCGCATCTACAACCGGATGGGCATGGTTCGGCAGAACCTGAACGAGCGCAAGAAGGCGCTCAACATGTTCGAGAAGGCGCTCGAGATCGATCCGACCCACCGCGAGACCCTGCAGGCGGTGGTGGCGCTCCAGACCCAGCAGAACGACTGGGAGGCCGTGGTCCACGCCAAGCGCGGCCTGATGGTGACCGCCGAGGCCGACGAGAAGGTCGCGCTGCTCGACGAGATCGGCGGGATCTACCAGACCAACCTGGCCAACGCCGGCAAGGCCGTCGCGGCCTTCCTCGAGGCGCTCGAGGTCACGCCCGACGACCACTCGCTGCTCCAGAAGGTGCTCGACATCTACACGGAGACCAAGCAGTGGAAGAAGGTGGTCGAGACCATCCAGCGGTTCATCGACCTCGAGACCGACGGCATCCGCCGCGGCTCGTACTACCTGGCGGCCGGCACGATCGCCCGCGACGAGCTCAAGGCGTCCGACGAGGCGATGGACTACTACAACCTCGCGCTCGACAACTTCTTCGCCGATCCGGCGCGGCTGCCCAAGAGCTACATGCCGCGCGCCCTCAAGGCGTTCGCCGACATCGACAAGATCCTGACGACCAAGAAGGACTGGAAGTCGCAGGAGCGCGCCTACCGGCAGATGATCAAGCGCCTGCCGCAGCCCGCGGCCGGCGCCGGCAGCGACGACACGTACTTCACGCTGCGGGTCAGCCTGCTGCACGCGCTCGGTGAGATCTACCGGTCGCGCCTCGGGCACTTCCAGAGCGCGATCGGCGCGTTCGAGGTGGCCCAGGAGCTCGACGCCGGCAACAAGGAGCGGGCCGAGATCCTGGCCGAGCTGTACGTGCGCGCCGGCGCCGAGTACGCCGACAAGGCCGTGTCCGTGCACATGGGCATGCTCCGCGACGAGCCGTTCAAGTACGACTCGTACAAGGCGCTCGACAGCATCTACAAGGACGCGCACCAGTACGACAAGCGCTGGTGCATGTGCGCGACGCTGGCCTTCCTCAAGAAGGCCGACCAGGAGCAGCTGCAGTTCTACGAGCAGTACAAGCCGCGCGGGCTGGTCAAGGCCAAGAGCCTGATGACCGGCGAGTCGTGGGGCAAGCTGATCCACCCCGACGAGAACCGCTACATCTCCGCCATCATGGGCGCGGTCTGGAGCGGCGTCGCGGCCATGAAGGCCTACCCGCACAAGGAGCTGGGCATCAAGCGCAAGGACCGGCGCGGGCTCGCGACCGACCAGCTGATGTTCTCGAAGCTGTTCTACTACGTGGCCCAGGTCCTGTCGGTGCCCATCCCCGAGGTGTTCGTCATCGAGGACGGCAAGCCGGCCGACATCCAGCTCGCCAACTTCGTCGAGAAGACCGAGCTGTGCCCGGCGTTCGTGGTGCGTCCGCACCTGCTGTCGGGCAAGACCGAGCGTGAGATCGCGTTCCTGTCGGCGCGGCGGCTGACGTTCATGCGGCCCGAGTACTACCTGAAGCTGCTGTTGCCGACGAACACCGAGCTGAAGGTCGCGCTGATGTCGGCGATCATGCTGGTGCGGCGCGACTTCCCGGTGCCGCCCGATCTGGTGCCGCTGGTCCAGCAGTACATGCCGGAGATCCAGAAGCGCCTGAACCCGGCGATCTACGAGCAGCTCGCGGTGGTCGTGAACCGCTTCATCTCCGCGGCGCCCCAGATCGACCTGGGCAAGTGGGGCCACGCGGTCGACGCCGCCTCGCACCGGGCGGGGTTCGTGGTGTGCGGCGATCTCGAGGTCGCGGCGCGGATGGTCTCGGCCGAGCCGGTGACGGTGGGCGGGCCGCAGGTGAAGGACAAGATCAAGGAGCTGGTGCTGTACTCGATCAGCGAGGAGTACTTCGCGGTGCGGCAGCAGCTCGGCGTCACCATCGGGTAG
- a CDS encoding AgmX/PglI C-terminal domain-containing protein: MAGGKVPLTFRLFKGEEFLREEKLTLPVIKVGKLSSSHLRLDDKNVSRMHALIEVTGPGDVSIIDLSSTTGTFVNGQKVNKAKLQSGDSVVIGETRIEVTVGGAEEDDDIPTRVQPQISDAAEAVIASTPRPAAPPPPAQMAAPQMSAPPPMPMAPPPMAQRPQMPSPQSVPAPYGVFTAPAQAAPTYGASGFMAEQIDVPGARSVEIAAMLGASVVSVKHAINPRGGKVTPTTWAFIGLAAFFLLMGTVGFARGYTNASFNAGKKHQWTEVEKRPSWAFRPRKLGIENDFMMFLGMPLGIGFAIAGLLRARDEKQSNPFFRIGQDAECEYPTTDAPAGAFPLVAPSANPAEDFVFNFLPGMEGEVSADGQSISLAEMQAQGRARPSMTAPGGLEMSIPQKARIRVKAGQTTYLVTSVPQPKRQPVPLFAGLESQVLLFFLGSAVAHIGFWFILKNVDPGQGGAPTDMSLSEQSSSSAKTESIEDPPPPEPEETEDNGEEESGGTGTAMALEEGKMGKKDSDRAEGQYKMKKNSDQEQLARTQAIEQARTAGVLGSQVFAQGGTFASITGTGDISSGFDDMDIQGGLLGNEAGEMNGGFGFGRSGFGPGGGGTGWGTIGTGRYGTIGHGSGTGSGYGIGSGRGGMRGRQSSVPSVRIGQPQSVGDLDKAIIRRYIKRNIQKITYCYEKQLLASPGLEGTVNTQFFISPNGTVTTANASGVNGEVSSCVASVIKGIEFPKPKGGGGVQVNYPFNFRPTGG, encoded by the coding sequence ATGGCCGGTGGCAAAGTTCCTCTGACGTTCCGTCTCTTCAAGGGTGAGGAGTTCCTCCGCGAGGAGAAGCTGACCCTCCCCGTCATCAAGGTCGGCAAGCTGTCGTCGTCGCACCTGCGGCTCGATGACAAGAACGTCAGCCGGATGCACGCCCTCATCGAGGTGACGGGCCCCGGCGACGTGAGCATCATCGACCTGAGCTCGACCACCGGCACCTTCGTCAACGGCCAGAAGGTCAACAAGGCGAAGCTGCAGTCGGGCGACTCGGTCGTCATCGGCGAGACCCGCATCGAGGTCACCGTCGGCGGCGCCGAGGAGGACGACGACATCCCGACCCGCGTCCAGCCGCAGATCAGCGACGCGGCCGAGGCGGTGATCGCGTCGACCCCGCGCCCGGCCGCGCCGCCGCCGCCCGCCCAGATGGCGGCCCCCCAGATGTCCGCGCCGCCGCCGATGCCGATGGCGCCGCCGCCGATGGCCCAGCGCCCGCAGATGCCGTCGCCGCAGTCGGTGCCCGCGCCCTACGGCGTGTTCACGGCCCCGGCCCAGGCCGCGCCGACCTACGGCGCCAGCGGCTTCATGGCCGAGCAGATCGACGTCCCGGGCGCCCGCTCGGTCGAGATCGCCGCGATGCTCGGCGCGTCGGTCGTCTCGGTCAAGCACGCGATCAACCCGCGCGGCGGCAAGGTCACGCCGACCACCTGGGCCTTCATCGGCCTGGCGGCGTTCTTCCTGCTCATGGGGACCGTCGGCTTCGCCCGCGGCTACACCAACGCCTCGTTCAACGCCGGCAAGAAGCACCAGTGGACCGAGGTCGAGAAGCGCCCGTCGTGGGCGTTCCGGCCGCGCAAGCTCGGCATCGAGAACGACTTCATGATGTTCCTGGGCATGCCCCTGGGCATCGGCTTCGCGATCGCCGGCCTGCTCCGGGCCCGCGACGAGAAGCAGTCCAACCCGTTCTTCCGCATCGGCCAGGACGCCGAGTGCGAGTACCCGACCACCGACGCTCCGGCGGGCGCGTTCCCGCTCGTGGCGCCGTCGGCGAACCCGGCCGAGGACTTCGTCTTCAACTTCCTGCCCGGCATGGAGGGTGAGGTCTCGGCCGACGGCCAGTCGATCTCGCTGGCCGAGATGCAGGCCCAGGGCCGCGCGCGGCCGTCGATGACCGCCCCCGGCGGCCTCGAGATGTCGATCCCGCAGAAGGCCCGCATCCGCGTCAAGGCCGGCCAGACCACCTACCTGGTGACGTCGGTGCCGCAGCCGAAGCGCCAGCCGGTGCCGCTGTTCGCCGGCCTCGAGAGCCAGGTGCTGCTGTTCTTCCTCGGCTCGGCCGTCGCGCACATCGGCTTCTGGTTCATCCTCAAGAACGTCGATCCCGGCCAGGGCGGTGCGCCCACCGATATGTCGCTGTCCGAGCAGTCGTCGTCGAGCGCCAAGACCGAGTCGATCGAGGATCCGCCCCCGCCGGAGCCCGAGGAGACCGAGGACAACGGCGAGGAGGAGTCGGGCGGCACCGGCACGGCCATGGCCCTCGAGGAGGGCAAGATGGGCAAGAAGGACTCGGACCGCGCCGAGGGCCAGTACAAGATGAAGAAGAACTCCGACCAGGAGCAGCTGGCGCGCACCCAGGCCATCGAGCAGGCCCGCACGGCCGGCGTCCTCGGCTCGCAGGTCTTCGCCCAGGGCGGCACGTTCGCCTCGATCACCGGCACCGGTGACATCTCGAGCGGCTTCGACGACATGGACATCCAGGGCGGCCTCCTCGGCAACGAGGCGGGCGAGATGAACGGCGGCTTCGGCTTCGGTCGCTCGGGCTTCGGCCCCGGCGGCGGCGGCACCGGCTGGGGCACGATCGGCACCGGTCGCTACGGCACCATCGGCCACGGCTCGGGCACCGGCTCGGGCTACGGCATCGGCTCCGGTCGCGGCGGCATGCGCGGTCGTCAGTCGTCGGTCCCGTCGGTGCGCATCGGCCAGCCGCAGTCGGTCGGCGACCTCGACAAGGCCATCATCCGTCGCTACATCAAGCGCAACATCCAGAAGATCACCTACTGCTACGAGAAGCAGCTGCTCGCGTCGCCCGGCCTCGAGGGCACCGTCAACACCCAGTTCTTCATCAGCCCCAACGGCACGGTGACGACCGCCAACGCCAGCGGCGTCAACGGCGAGGTGTCGAGCTGCGTGGCCTCGGTGATCAAGGGCATCGAGTTCCCGAAGCCCAAGGGTGGCGGCGGCGTGCAGGTCAACTACCCGTTCAACTTCCGCCCGACCGGCGGGTGA
- a CDS encoding tetratricopeptide repeat protein: protein MSRSFVRTTLASLSLVLVFAAGCGDTGRKESIQRANAGHKALGAKQFDTAITEYKEAVRAYRDNHAAYYFMGEAYRLKKDFDKATEAYAEAVRIKPDNVMYQMMYGVALYEDGVAKAREDAARVQNKKPAEVEVDYSMINFDQAEQHLLAAVKLNADLYFEHMYLGRIYRATSRPREAAESFSKAIVSNPREWAPYVALSELYRKWDYPNEAIQVLTQGVEHVPGQVEKAALHYQLGMAYTEKQDDAKAIEAFTAAVEASKDLHVAKFMRGQAYFRKGDFKAADKDLEAYAKAAGPADATNKSIAQKMRFSIAAKLQGG from the coding sequence ATGTCGCGCTCGTTCGTCCGCACCACGCTGGCTTCGCTCTCGCTCGTGCTCGTCTTCGCCGCAGGCTGCGGCGACACGGGGCGCAAGGAATCGATCCAGCGCGCCAACGCCGGTCACAAGGCGCTCGGCGCCAAGCAGTTCGACACCGCCATCACCGAGTACAAGGAAGCGGTGCGGGCCTACCGCGACAACCACGCCGCCTACTACTTCATGGGCGAGGCGTATCGGCTCAAGAAGGACTTCGACAAGGCGACCGAGGCGTACGCCGAGGCGGTCCGCATCAAGCCCGACAACGTCATGTACCAGATGATGTACGGCGTCGCGCTCTACGAGGACGGCGTCGCCAAGGCCCGCGAGGACGCGGCCCGGGTCCAGAACAAGAAGCCGGCCGAGGTCGAGGTCGACTACTCGATGATCAACTTCGATCAGGCCGAGCAGCACCTGCTCGCCGCCGTCAAGCTGAACGCGGATCTGTACTTCGAGCACATGTACCTGGGCCGCATCTACCGGGCGACCAGCCGCCCGCGCGAGGCGGCCGAGTCGTTCTCGAAGGCGATCGTGTCCAACCCGCGCGAGTGGGCGCCCTACGTCGCGCTCAGCGAGCTGTACCGCAAGTGGGACTACCCGAACGAGGCGATCCAGGTGCTGACCCAGGGCGTCGAGCACGTGCCGGGGCAAGTCGAGAAGGCCGCGCTCCACTACCAGCTCGGCATGGCCTACACCGAGAAGCAGGACGACGCCAAGGCGATCGAGGCCTTCACCGCCGCCGTCGAGGCCAGCAAGGACCTGCACGTCGCGAAGTTCATGCGCGGTCAGGCCTACTTCCGGAAGGGTGACTTCAAGGCGGCCGACAAGGACCTCGAGGCGTATGCCAAGGCGGCGGGCCCGGCCGACGCGACCAACAAGTCGATCGCCCAGAAGATGCGCTTCTCGATCGCGGCCAAGCTCCAGGGCGGCTGA
- a CDS encoding tetratricopeptide repeat protein, with protein MARAHKEIVEAQYMVGRSYHNCGLAKDAEDAYQAALKIKPNHGASISNLGELYFAAGKIDGARKYWESAIKANPKLTAAYVNLASLNLTEMRRTKDAAAWGKLEEDARKKLSNALAVDNDNVRAYTVYGLVYMEGRQKNRNRLDLAKLLLEEGEKKNPKYAPLQHALGLLSLAKNNLTDALARFQAATELDPKLAEAHMNVGLIQLGTRRYDVAKAAFERVLGQQPKNYDALIGMGIAQRGLGDLDGAEASYKKAKDLDPKRGEAYFNLGVLYKDFRANKENDLKAMQSTAKVGRQYFQDFQSKDAGKDDKDEAQENIKAIDKLVKQLDEAMKMQAAQPPAPAAGGQ; from the coding sequence GTGGCCCGGGCCCACAAGGAGATCGTCGAGGCCCAGTACATGGTCGGCCGCAGCTACCACAACTGCGGGCTGGCCAAGGACGCCGAGGACGCCTACCAGGCCGCGCTCAAGATCAAGCCGAACCACGGCGCCTCGATCTCGAACCTCGGCGAGCTGTACTTCGCGGCGGGCAAGATCGACGGCGCGCGCAAGTACTGGGAGAGCGCCATCAAGGCCAATCCCAAGCTGACCGCCGCGTACGTCAACCTGGCGTCGCTGAACCTGACCGAGATGCGCCGCACCAAGGACGCCGCGGCCTGGGGCAAGCTCGAGGAGGACGCCCGCAAGAAGCTGTCGAACGCGCTCGCCGTCGACAACGACAACGTCCGCGCCTACACGGTCTACGGCCTGGTCTACATGGAGGGCCGGCAGAAGAACCGCAACCGCCTCGATCTCGCGAAGCTCCTGCTCGAGGAGGGCGAGAAGAAGAACCCGAAGTACGCGCCGCTCCAGCACGCGCTCGGCCTCCTGTCGCTGGCCAAGAACAACCTGACCGACGCGCTGGCCCGGTTCCAGGCGGCGACCGAGCTCGACCCCAAGCTGGCCGAGGCCCACATGAACGTGGGCCTGATCCAGCTCGGCACCCGCCGCTACGACGTCGCCAAGGCCGCCTTCGAGCGCGTGCTCGGGCAGCAGCCCAAGAACTACGACGCGCTGATCGGGATGGGCATCGCGCAGCGCGGGCTCGGTGACCTCGACGGCGCCGAGGCCAGCTACAAGAAGGCCAAGGACCTCGATCCCAAGCGGGGCGAGGCCTACTTCAACCTGGGCGTGCTCTACAAGGACTTCCGGGCCAACAAGGAGAACGACCTGAAGGCGATGCAGAGCACCGCCAAGGTCGGCCGCCAGTACTTCCAGGACTTCCAGTCCAAGGACGCCGGCAAGGACGACAAGGACGAGGCCCAGGAGAACATCAAGGCCATCGACAAGCTGGTGAAGCAGCTCGACGAGGCCATGAAGATGCAGGCCGCTCAGCCCCCGGCCCCCGCCGCTGGCGGCCAGTAG